A genomic region of Raphanus sativus cultivar WK10039 chromosome 6, ASM80110v3, whole genome shotgun sequence contains the following coding sequences:
- the LOC108813248 gene encoding diacylglycerol kinase 3 produces the protein MDATTEKFVASRPSTVDSTAGMRGCGLANLTWVGVDKEELRQRLLMPEYLRLAMRDCIKRKDATAIPDHLLLPGGGVADMAPHAPMVVFINPKSGGRHGPVLKERLQQLMSDEQVFDLTEVKPHEFVRYGLACLEKVAAEGDECAKECRARLRIMVAGGDGTVGWVLGCLGELNKDETSHIPPVGVIPLGTGNDLSRSFGWGGSFPFAWRSAVKRTLHRASMGPVARLDSWKILVSMPTGEVVDPPYSLKPAEENQLDEGLEAGVDAPPVAKTYEGVFYNYLSIGMDAQVAYGFHHLRNTKPYLAQGPISNKLIYSGFSCTQGWFCTPCVSDPGLRGLRNILKIHIKKVNCSQWEEIAVPKNVRSVVALNLQSYGSGSHPWGNLKPDYLEKRGFVEAHSDDGLIEIFAFKHGWHASFVMTELISAKHIAQAAAVRFELRGGDWKDAFLQMDGEPWKQPMNPEYSTFVEIKKVPFQSLMINGA, from the exons atgGATGCAACGACGGAGAAATTCGTTGCTTCACGGCCATCTACGGTTGATTCAACGGCGGGGATGAGAGGTTGTGGGCTTGCTAATCTGACGTGGGTTGGTGTAGACAAGGAGGAGCTGCGCCAGAGGCTGTTGATGCCTGAGTATCTCCGTTTAGCCATGCGTGACTGTATCAAAAGGAAAGATGCCACGGCCATTCCTGACCATTTGCTTCTTCCTGGTGGCGGCGTCGCTGATATGGCTCCTCACGCGCCGATGGTCGTGTTTATCAATCCTAAAAGTGGTGGTCGTCACGGTCCTGTGCTTAAAGAGAGGCTTCAACAGTTGATGAGCGATGAACAG GTGTTTGATCTGACGGAAGTGAAGCCGCATGAGTTTGTTCGATACGGTTTGGCGTGTCTGGAGAAAGTTGCAGCGGAAGGAGATGAATGTGCTAAAGAATGCAGAGCTAGGTTGAGGATTATG GTTGCAGGAGGTGATGGTACTGTTGGTTGGGTTCTTGGATGTCTTGGAGAGCTTAACAAAGATGAAACATCACATATTCCTCCTGTCGGCGTCATCCCACTCGGTACAGGAAATGATCTCTCAAGGAGTTTTGGTTGG GGTGGTTCGTTCCCTTTTGCTTGGAGATCTGCTGTTAAAAGAACACTCCATCGTGCAAGCATGGGTCCAGTTGCTCGACTAGATAG CTGGAAGATTCTAGTGTCAATGCCAACTGGAGAAGTTGTGGATCCTCCTTACTCTTTAAAACCAGCCGAGGAAAACCAACTTGACGAGGGTTTGGAAGCTGGAGTAGACGCGCCACCAGTGGCGAAGACCTATGAAGGTGTGTTCTACAATTACTTAAGCATAGGTATGGATGCTCAAGTTGCGTATGGCTTCCATCATCTTCGCAACACTAAACCATATCTTGCTCAAGGCCCTATCTCAAACAag CTTATTTATTCTGGCTTTAGTTGCACTCAGGGTTGGTTTTGCACTCCTTGTGTCAGTGATCCAGGTTTAAG GGGACTTAGGAACATATTGAAAATCCACATCAAGAAGGTTAACTGCTCTCAATGGGAAGAGATCGCCGTCCCTAAAAA TGTGAGATCAGTTGTGGCATTGAATCTCCAAAGCTATGGAAGTGGAAGTCATCCATGGGGTAACTTAAAACCAGACTACCTAGAGAAG AGAGGATTTGTTGAGGCGCATTCTGATGATGGTTTGATAGAGATCTTTGCTTTCAAGCATGGATGGCATGCGTCATTTGTCATGACTGAGCTCATCTCAGCCAAGCACATAGCTCAG GCTGCTGCCGTTAGATTCGAGCTAAGAGGAGGTGACTGGAAAGATGCCTTCTTGCAAATGGATGGAGAGCCATGGAAGCAACCCATGAATCCTGAGTACTCAACGTTTGTGGAGATTAAAAAAGTTCCATTTCAGTCTCTGATGATAAATGGTGCATGA